The sequence GCTTCGAAAAAGTGAACCGTTTGAGCGCGACGGTTACTTACCATGCCAGGACACGCGCACAGAATGCGAGAGCGCCTGCAAACCGAACCCGTCGCAGAATTCTGACTGCACGGATAACTCTTAAACTCATATTGAGAGACTTTATGACACGCCCAGCAACACCAGGAAATAAAACCAAATACACCAACGACAATCTCTACAAAAATAGTCTCCATAGTCACTCTAAGCAGGGAAATAAAAAAACTGACTCTACAAGCCAGCTTGGGAAAAAACCCGCTAGCACTCCGCAGACAGAATTAGAGCCGCGAGTTAACAACCCAATAGCGGAACAAAAAACCATTATCGGAACAATCGTCGATCTCAAGTTGGCAGTCCAAGCTGATAAAGCCCCTGACAACGCCGCTATCGACAACAACTACACCGCGGCCACACCTACTTCTCCGCTGGAAAACCAGGCTCCCAGCCCGGAATCAGCGCCTCAAAATACGGCCGTGGACGACTCGTGCCCTGACCTGCTGCCAGAATCTTCCACGCATGACGCTGAGACAAACAGCAGCATTAACCCACTAGAAGAAGACGCGGACTTTGAAATGATCGGTAAAGAAGAACTTAATGTGGATGATTTTTATATGGCTGATTTTTAGGAAACGTCGCCTTCCAACAAAAGCGATAAACCACGTTATTGAATCTGATGTGAATCAGCCGTAGCGGCAGGCGGATCGGTCACAAATCCGATCCGCTCCAACCCGGCTTGCTGCGCGGCACCCATCACCTGGGCAATCACCTCGTACCGGGTCGAACGTTCAGCTCGTAACTGGATCTCAGGCGGGCTGTCGCTGTGTGCCGCAGTCGCAAAATCGGTGCGCATCTGAGCTAGTGTGATAGCCGTGCCATCCCAGTAAATCTGGTTCGCGGCATCAATCGAAAGCGTGACGGTGTGCGGCTCCTGCGGTGCCGGAGCGGCTGCCACCCGGGGTAACTCCAGCCGGATGGCATGCGTGAACAGCGGCGCGGTGATGATGAAAATCACCAGCAACACCAGCATCACGTCGATTAGCGGCGTCATGTTGATCTCCGCCATCGGTGCTGCTGCTGGTTTTTTTTCAAGTCCGCCAAATGCCATCTCGCCCTCCGGTACGCGCGTGGCTCAATCTGCCTGAGCGCAGATGTAAGCGTGCAGATCATGAGCGAACGCATCCAGCTCTTCGCTCAGTTGCCGCGCCAGCCGGCCCAGTACGTTGTATGCCAGCACGGCGGGGATGGCGACCACCAGCCCGAACGCGGTCATGATGAGCGCCTCTCCGACCGGCCCCGCGACGTTTTCAATCATTGCCTGGCCGCTGGCAGCGATACTGCCGAGCGCGTGATAAATGCCCCAGACAGTGCCGAGCAAACCAACAAACGGTGCCGTGCTGCCCACCGAAGCCAGCAGCACCTGACCAAACTCAAGCCGCCGCTGTGAGGTGCTGAGCGCCTGGCGCAACGCGCGCAACACCCTTTCGCCACGCTCGACGCGCGCCAGCAAGATGCCAGGCGCGCCGGATTCAGCAGCATCCAGTGCAGCTTGCGCGAGCGGCACGAAGACCCGCTCACGGTCTATCCGGCGCAACACGGCCAGGCCATCCGTCAGCGTCGCCGTCTGCCAGAATTGAGCGACGGCGCGCACTGATTGACGCTTTGCGCGGCCCAGCATCCACCCTTTAGCCAGCAGAAAACACCAACTCGCCACCGACATAGCCAGCAACACATACGCGACGCCATGCGTAACCGCATCGCCGGTTTGCAGGTAATGAATCACGCCTGTGCTTGCCATCTGAGCCCGCCGTGTATCTAGATCGAGAAAAACTAAAGAAAAATATCGCCCGGCGTAACGTCAGTTCAAGCCAAGCACGTCTTGCATATCAAAGAGACCGCTAGCCCGGCCCTCAAGAAAATGCGCTGCGCGCAGCGCACCTTGTGCATACGACAGACGGCTGGAAGACTTGTGCGTGATCTCGATACGCTCGCCAGTGCCAGCAAACAGCACTGTGTGATCGCCCACGATGTCACCACCGCGAATCGCCGAAAAGCCAATGGTCGACGGATCGCGCTCGCCGGTCACACCTTCGCGGCTATACACCGCGCAGTCAGCCAGATTGCGCCCCAGTGCACCGGCCAGCACCTCGCCCATTTTTAGCGCGGTGCCGGAGGGCGCATCGACCTTATGCCGGTGATGCGCCTCAATCACTTCGATGTCATAGCCCTGAGCGAACTGGCGTGCAGCGAATTCGAGCAACTTCAACGTGACGTTGACCCCAACGCTCATGTTCGGCGCGAAGACGATACCGGTGTGTTCCGCCGCCTCACGCAACTGCGCTTTTTGCGCATCGTCGAACCCGGTCGTGCCGATCACCAGCTTCACCTGATGACGCAGCGCCGCTTGCACGTGCGCCATCGTGGCTTCTGGACGGGTGAAATCAATCACGCAATCAGCTGCGGCGAACACCTGATCGATGTCATCGCTCAGCATCACGCCCGTATGTTTGCCCAGAAATGCTCCGGCATCCTGCCCGAGCTGGGGCGTACCCGCCCGGTCGAGCGCACCGGAAAGTGTCACGCTGCTGTCGTTGAGAATGGTTTCGATGAGCATGCGGCCCATCCGGCCAGACGCGCCTGTAATAGCAATTTTCATGGGAACGACTCGAAAAATAACGGGCGGTGCCGAGCAGCGTCAGACACAAGCCACTAGAAAAAACGACGGGCCATACGGCCCGTCATTGCATAGAACACCAAAGAGTTCACCTTGATACCGGTTACTCGCCCGTCGGCCCCACCGGAGGCGCGCTGCTGTTGTCCTGGACAACCGGAGGCGTCGAGCGATGGAACTGAAACTGTGGCTGACTTGGTGAAGCTGATCCTTGAGGCACGCCGCCATTGGAAGCTGGCGTATTGGAGCGCACCGAAGGCGTGGTATTGCGAGCCGGGGCCTGGACCGCATTGGTCAGACGGTTAGCCGCTTGAGCTGCCTGCGCGTTGGCATCGGTAACCGGCAGCGTAGTCACACCTGCTGCATCGTCTGCAGGCGAACGGGCCACATCTGGCACCGTAGGCTCAGGCACCGGCGCGGGATTCGCAGTGGCACCACCCGCGAGTGCTGATTTTTTGCCGCTCTTGTCGCCGTCAATTTCAGCGAGCAGTTCGAGATTGGACGGGAGATCTTCGCCACCGCTCCAGCTCGTCACCACGTCACCGGAGAAATTCACGACGAAGTCCCGCTGCTGCACGATTGAGGTCGAACCACGTTTGAAATAAAACACGTAGTCCCAGCGATCCGCGTGGAACATGTCAGTCAGAAGTGGCGTGCCGAGCACCTGGCGAACCTGTGCCCGAGACATGCCAGCGCGCATCTGCGCCACGGCCTCTCTCGAAACGAAATTACCCTGAACCACCGTAATTCGATAAGGCGTGATGCGCTGGGCGATACGCTGCGTGATGCTGTCGTAGCTGCCGCATCCCGCTAGCGCAACGGCAACCGCCGCGAACAGGGCGCTACGCCCCCAGTAAACCGATAGATATTTTGAAATCATTTCACTCACCATGCGGGCTTGCAGACAAGCCGCGCGAGTTTTGTCGA is a genomic window of Paraburkholderia bonniea containing:
- a CDS encoding ExbD/TolR family protein, which translates into the protein MAFGGLEKKPAAAPMAEINMTPLIDVMLVLLVIFIITAPLFTHAIRLELPRVAAAPAPQEPHTVTLSIDAANQIYWDGTAITLAQMRTDFATAAHSDSPPEIQLRAERSTRYEVIAQVMGAAQQAGLERIGFVTDPPAATADSHQIQ
- a CDS encoding MotA/TolQ/ExbB proton channel family protein encodes the protein MASTGVIHYLQTGDAVTHGVAYVLLAMSVASWCFLLAKGWMLGRAKRQSVRAVAQFWQTATLTDGLAVLRRIDRERVFVPLAQAALDAAESGAPGILLARVERGERVLRALRQALSTSQRRLEFGQVLLASVGSTAPFVGLLGTVWGIYHALGSIAASGQAMIENVAGPVGEALIMTAFGLVVAIPAVLAYNVLGRLARQLSEELDAFAHDLHAYICAQAD
- the dapB gene encoding 4-hydroxy-tetrahydrodipicolinate reductase; translated protein: MKIAITGASGRMGRMLIETILNDSSVTLSGALDRAGTPQLGQDAGAFLGKHTGVMLSDDIDQVFAAADCVIDFTRPEATMAHVQAALRHQVKLVIGTTGFDDAQKAQLREAAEHTGIVFAPNMSVGVNVTLKLLEFAARQFAQGYDIEVIEAHHRHKVDAPSGTALKMGEVLAGALGRNLADCAVYSREGVTGERDPSTIGFSAIRGGDIVGDHTVLFAGTGERIEITHKSSSRLSYAQGALRAAHFLEGRASGLFDMQDVLGLN
- a CDS encoding outer membrane protein assembly factor BamE, whose translation is MISKYLSVYWGRSALFAAVAVALAGCGSYDSITQRIAQRITPYRITVVQGNFVSREAVAQMRAGMSRAQVRQVLGTPLLTDMFHADRWDYVFYFKRGSTSIVQQRDFVVNFSGDVVTSWSGGEDLPSNLELLAEIDGDKSGKKSALAGGATANPAPVPEPTVPDVARSPADDAAGVTTLPVTDANAQAAQAANRLTNAVQAPARNTTPSVRSNTPASNGGVPQGSASPSQPQFQFHRSTPPVVQDNSSAPPVGPTGE